The following are from one region of the Segatella oris genome:
- the mnmE gene encoding tRNA uridine-5-carboxymethylaminomethyl(34) synthesis GTPase MnmE codes for MNSNTICALATSAGGAIGIVRVSGDKAIEITDRVFSGIGKKSLLEAKGNTVHYGEIHDQQGNIIDEVLVSVFRAPHSYTGEDCTEISCHGSTYVLSQVVKVLIDAGCRQAAPGEFTKRAYLNGKMDLSQAEAVADLIASTNKASHKLALSQLKGHFSSELSRLREQLLKITSLLELELDFSDHEELEFADRSELKTLAEKIHGRIATLIHSFETGNALKKGIPVAIIGKTNVGKSTLLNCLLHEDKAIVSNIHGTTRDVIEDTTEIKGVTFRFIDTAGIRETKDVVEQLGIERAYKKIGEATIVLWVVDEQPTTEEYTEIQQLTAEKKLLLVFNKMDRKDFKPITINSKFHVIYISAKHKQNMAELETAIYEMADIPEITENSIIVTNARHYEALVHANDSILRVIEAMDTGLSGDLISEDLRLCLEQLAEITGGQITTNEVLENIFKHFCIGK; via the coding sequence ATGAACAGTAACACCATTTGTGCATTAGCAACTTCAGCAGGAGGGGCAATCGGCATCGTGCGAGTAAGTGGTGACAAGGCAATTGAGATAACCGACAGAGTCTTCAGTGGCATTGGGAAGAAGAGTCTGCTTGAAGCCAAAGGCAACACGGTGCATTATGGAGAAATACATGATCAGCAAGGAAACATCATAGATGAGGTTCTTGTCAGTGTCTTCCGTGCCCCACACAGCTATACTGGAGAAGATTGCACAGAGATTTCATGTCATGGTTCTACCTATGTACTCAGCCAAGTAGTAAAAGTGCTCATTGATGCCGGATGCCGGCAAGCTGCCCCGGGAGAATTCACCAAGCGAGCTTATCTGAATGGTAAGATGGACTTAAGTCAAGCTGAAGCGGTAGCCGATCTTATAGCATCCACTAACAAAGCATCACACAAACTTGCCTTAAGTCAATTGAAAGGGCATTTCAGTAGTGAGTTATCCCGACTTCGCGAACAGCTGTTGAAGATAACATCTCTATTGGAACTTGAGCTTGATTTCTCGGATCATGAAGAATTAGAGTTTGCTGACAGAAGTGAGTTAAAGACGCTTGCAGAAAAGATTCATGGGCGAATAGCTACTCTCATCCACTCGTTTGAAACAGGTAATGCTTTGAAAAAAGGCATTCCTGTTGCAATCATTGGAAAGACTAATGTCGGAAAAAGCACACTACTTAACTGCCTGCTGCATGAAGATAAAGCCATAGTAAGTAACATACATGGTACAACCCGCGATGTCATAGAAGACACGACAGAGATTAAAGGAGTTACCTTCCGCTTTATTGATACAGCAGGTATCAGGGAGACTAAAGATGTAGTGGAACAGTTAGGCATAGAACGTGCCTACAAGAAAATCGGCGAAGCAACCATTGTCTTATGGGTAGTTGACGAGCAGCCAACAACAGAAGAATACACAGAAATACAGCAGCTCACAGCAGAAAAGAAACTGCTCCTGGTTTTTAATAAGATGGACCGTAAGGACTTTAAGCCTATCACGATAAACAGTAAATTCCATGTCATCTATATTTCAGCTAAACATAAACAGAACATGGCAGAACTGGAGACTGCAATTTATGAAATGGCCGATATCCCTGAAATAACAGAAAACAGCATTATTGTAACTAATGCCCGACATTATGAAGCCTTAGTCCACGCCAATGACAGCATACTCCGTGTCATTGAAGCCATGGATACAGGGCTTAGTGGCGATTTAATCAGTGAAGACCTTCGCCTCTGTCTTGAACAATTAGCCGAGATTACCGGTGGTCAGATTACGACAAATGAAGTTCTTGAGAATATCTTCAAACACTTCTGCATCGGAAAATAA
- a CDS encoding nucleoside phosphorylase → MNEKKFFAESELIINEDGSIFHLHLKPEQLADRVILVGDPGRVALVASHFETKECEVQSREFHTITGTFQGKRITVLSTGIGCDNIDIVVNELDALANIDFKTRTEKDAHRTLTLVRIGTCGGLQPETPSGTYVASVKSIGFDGLLNFYAGRNEVCDLGLEEAFKKHMHWNPLLCAPYVIDADKELIDRIAQNDMVRGITIASGGFFGPQGRELRVPLADPDQNKKVESFEYQGLHITNFEMESSALAGLSALMGHKAMTCCMVIANRLAQKANTGYKNTIDGLIEKVLERI, encoded by the coding sequence ATGAATGAAAAGAAATTCTTTGCCGAATCAGAATTGATTATCAATGAAGACGGCAGCATTTTCCACCTGCATCTGAAACCGGAGCAGTTGGCCGACAGAGTAATTTTGGTGGGTGACCCAGGACGAGTGGCCTTGGTAGCAAGCCATTTTGAAACCAAAGAATGTGAAGTTCAAAGTCGTGAGTTCCATACGATAACAGGAACCTTTCAAGGCAAACGCATCACTGTGCTAAGTACAGGTATTGGCTGTGACAATATCGACATTGTTGTTAACGAACTGGATGCATTAGCAAATATAGATTTCAAGACACGCACAGAGAAAGATGCACATCGCACATTAACTCTGGTACGTATCGGCACATGTGGCGGTCTGCAACCCGAAACGCCATCGGGAACATATGTAGCCAGTGTGAAGAGCATAGGCTTCGACGGTTTGCTAAACTTTTATGCAGGGCGGAACGAAGTGTGTGACTTAGGCCTTGAAGAGGCTTTCAAAAAGCATATGCATTGGAATCCACTGCTTTGTGCTCCCTATGTAATTGACGCCGACAAGGAATTGATTGACCGTATTGCCCAAAATGATATGGTACGTGGCATTACAATTGCCAGCGGTGGTTTCTTCGGACCGCAAGGACGGGAACTCCGCGTGCCTTTAGCTGACCCTGATCAAAATAAAAAAGTTGAGAGTTTCGAATATCAGGGGCTGCATATCACCAACTTTGAAATGGAGAGTTCTGCTCTCGCAGGGCTTTCTGCATTAATGGGACACAAGGCAATGACCTGCTGTATGGTAATCGCCAACCGATTGGCACAAAAGGCCAATACGGGCTACAAGAATACCATTGACGGACTGATTGAAAAGGTATTGGAGCGTATTTGA
- a CDS encoding RNA-binding S4 domain-containing protein: protein MADTARIDKWLWAARVFKTRSLAADACKNNRVTINGVNVKPSHTIKAGEIICVKKSPIIYSYKVLKCIEQRVGAKFIPEIYENVTDAKQYELLEMSRISGFIDRARGTGRPTKKERRALDSFADPILFGFDDTDDFDE from the coding sequence ATGGCAGATACAGCAAGAATAGACAAATGGCTTTGGGCAGCACGCGTGTTCAAAACACGTTCTCTTGCTGCAGATGCCTGTAAAAACAATCGCGTGACTATCAATGGCGTAAATGTTAAACCAAGCCATACAATTAAGGCCGGTGAAATCATCTGCGTCAAGAAATCGCCAATCATCTATTCGTATAAGGTGTTAAAATGTATAGAACAACGTGTTGGGGCGAAGTTCATTCCTGAGATTTATGAGAACGTAACTGATGCTAAGCAATACGAATTACTCGAAATGAGCCGCATCAGTGGTTTTATTGACCGTGCACGTGGAACCGGCAGACCTACCAAGAAAGAGCGCCGTGCACTCGATTCCTTTGCCGACCCTATCTTATTCGGCTTTGATGATACCGATGACTTCGACGAATAA
- the pth gene encoding aminoacyl-tRNA hydrolase, with product MDKFLICGLGNPGDEYQDTRHNTGFMVLDAFAKASNIHFEDKRYGYIAETTIKGRKLILLKPTTFMNLSGSAVRYWLNKENIVQSHLLVISDDIALPLGAFRLKANGSNGGHNGLGNIQQLIGQDYARLRMGIGNEYPKGGQVDWVLGKYDADEMKRLQPSIDIACEIIKSFALAGINITMNQFNKLGKK from the coding sequence ATGGACAAGTTTCTTATTTGTGGATTAGGGAATCCGGGAGATGAATATCAGGATACTCGCCACAATACAGGATTTATGGTATTGGACGCTTTTGCAAAAGCGTCCAATATTCATTTTGAAGACAAGCGCTATGGCTACATTGCAGAAACAACCATAAAAGGGCGCAAACTCATCCTGTTGAAGCCTACCACTTTTATGAATCTCAGCGGCAGCGCTGTAAGATATTGGCTCAACAAGGAAAACATTGTTCAAAGCCATCTGCTTGTCATCAGTGATGACATAGCTCTTCCTTTAGGCGCATTCCGTCTTAAGGCAAATGGGAGCAATGGCGGACACAATGGCTTAGGAAATATCCAACAACTTATCGGGCAGGATTATGCCCGTTTACGCATGGGTATAGGCAACGAATATCCTAAGGGCGGACAAGTCGATTGGGTGCTTGGCAAATATGACGCTGACGAAATGAAGCGTCTGCAGCCAAGTATTGACATCGCTTGTGAAATCATCAAGAGCTTTGCACTGGCAGGCATAAACATAACGATGAACCAATTTAACAAGCTTGGTAAGAAATAA
- a CDS encoding 50S ribosomal protein L25/general stress protein Ctc, whose product MKEINVSGQKRTDLGKKASKELRKQGFIPCNLYGEKKDADGRPEAHAFTVSFCELRKIIYTPHIYVINLNIDGEHHTAILKEIQFHPVTDAPLHVDFYEVNDQKPINIGIPVKLTGLAQGVRDGGRMNLSIRKINVTAPYQQIPEHLDIDVTALKIGKSIKVGELSFEGLEITTSKDVVVCSVKMTRQAQQAAAAEDEAPTEAE is encoded by the coding sequence ATGAAAGAGATTAACGTATCAGGTCAGAAGCGTACAGACCTTGGCAAAAAAGCTTCCAAAGAACTCCGCAAACAAGGATTTATTCCATGTAACCTCTATGGTGAGAAGAAAGATGCTGACGGCAGGCCAGAGGCACATGCATTTACAGTTTCTTTCTGTGAACTTCGTAAAATCATCTACACTCCACACATCTATGTTATCAATCTGAACATTGATGGAGAGCATCACACTGCAATTTTGAAAGAAATTCAGTTCCACCCAGTTACAGACGCACCTCTGCACGTTGACTTCTACGAGGTAAACGATCAGAAACCTATCAATATCGGCATTCCTGTTAAGTTGACAGGCTTGGCTCAAGGTGTTCGCGATGGTGGTCGCATGAACCTTTCCATCCGCAAGATTAACGTAACAGCTCCTTACCAACAAATCCCAGAGCATCTTGACATTGATGTAACTGCTTTGAAGATTGGTAAGAGCATCAAGGTTGGCGAACTTTCATTCGAGGGTCTTGAGATTACAACGAGCAAGGATGTTGTTGTTTGCTCTGTCAAGATGACTCGTCAGGCACAGCAGGCTGCTGCCGCAGAAGACGAAGCTCCAACTGAAGCAGAATAA
- the nusB gene encoding transcription antitermination factor NusB, with translation MINRELIRIKIVQLTYAYYQNGNKSIDTAEKELFFSLSKAYDLYNYLLLLIVAVTREERHRVEIATQRAQREGLEVPSQKFAYNKFAVQLEENKMLNDFMEAHKISWNDDIEFIRKMCNLIESCSIYADYMASEDDTYEADREVWRKLYKQLIQNNADLDALLEEKSLYWNDDKEVVDTFVLKTIKRFEQENTSMQELLPEYKDEEDKDFARKLFRATILNADQYQRYMSEASRNWDFGRLAYMDVVIMQIAIAEMLTFPNIPISVTINEYVDLAKLYSTPKSGGYINGMLDSIAHFLVDNGMVFKALKVHEAKEKENN, from the coding sequence ATGATTAATAGGGAACTTATAAGGATTAAGATCGTTCAGTTAACCTATGCGTACTATCAAAATGGTAACAAGAGTATTGATACTGCCGAAAAGGAATTGTTTTTCAGTCTTTCTAAGGCGTATGATTTATATAACTATTTACTGCTTTTGATAGTTGCTGTTACTCGTGAAGAACGTCATCGTGTGGAAATTGCAACACAGCGGGCACAACGTGAAGGACTTGAGGTACCTTCACAGAAGTTTGCTTATAATAAATTTGCCGTCCAGTTAGAAGAAAACAAGATGCTTAATGATTTCATGGAAGCACACAAGATTTCATGGAATGATGATATAGAGTTCATTCGTAAGATGTGTAATCTCATAGAAAGCTGTTCTATATATGCAGACTACATGGCTTCTGAGGACGATACCTATGAGGCAGACCGCGAAGTATGGCGAAAACTCTATAAGCAGCTGATTCAGAACAATGCCGATCTTGATGCGTTGCTTGAAGAAAAGAGCCTCTATTGGAATGATGATAAAGAGGTGGTCGATACATTTGTACTGAAAACTATCAAGCGTTTTGAGCAGGAAAATACGAGTATGCAGGAACTGCTTCCTGAATATAAGGATGAAGAAGATAAAGACTTCGCCCGTAAACTATTCCGTGCAACAATCCTCAATGCAGATCAGTACCAGCGCTATATGAGTGAGGCCAGTCGCAATTGGGATTTTGGCCGATTGGCTTATATGGATGTTGTCATTATGCAAATTGCCATTGCAGAGATGCTCACATTCCCAAATATTCCAATCAGTGTTACTATTAATGAATATGTAGATTTAGCCAAACTCTACAGTACCCCGAAAAGTGGCGGTTATATTAACGGGATGCTTGATTCTATTGCTCATTTTCTTGTAGACAATGGGATGGTATTTAAGGCACTGAAAGTGCATGAAGCTAAAGAAAAAGAAAACAACTAA
- the yajC gene encoding preprotein translocase subunit YajC has protein sequence MNAMLLAAQAAQGGGMGVFIMMGAILVIFWLFMVRPQQKKQKKIRNFQNSLQEGAKIVTGGGIYGTIKRVDVSADTVDVEIARGVVITVSRGYVFEDASSQTPNA, from the coding sequence ATGAATGCAATGTTATTAGCTGCTCAGGCAGCGCAAGGTGGTGGAATGGGCGTTTTTATCATGATGGGTGCTATTCTCGTCATTTTCTGGTTGTTCATGGTTCGCCCACAACAGAAGAAGCAAAAGAAGATACGTAACTTTCAGAATTCACTTCAGGAGGGCGCTAAGATCGTAACAGGCGGAGGTATCTATGGAACGATTAAACGCGTAGATGTAAGTGCAGATACAGTTGATGTAGAGATTGCACGCGGTGTAGTTATTACGGTCAGCAGAGGTTATGTCTTTGAAGACGCATCATCTCAGACACCTAATGCATAA
- a CDS encoding CdaR family protein, whose amino-acid sequence MHKILKLAKTVRNFLFSTLNREFLIFLFFLGLSGTFWLLMALNETYDRDIPVPVKLVNVPKNVVITQNISDTIDVMIRDKGFTLLAYTYANRIQPVTIDFESYANKSTGTGKVSLADLQRLIYLRLYSSSKISAIKSDLLTFYFNYGQSRQFPIRITGLVEAGKSYYISRIKFQPSKVTVYASKRVLDSIQWVTTETLSLRHIEDTISRDILLHTIKGAKIMPQKVRMTIYPDILTEESIEVPIVAVNMPTGKMLRTFPSKVKLSFTVGGSRFRNIRPEQFMVVADYNDIANHPSDKCPVKLRQFPDGILRPKLQMSQVDYLVEQQ is encoded by the coding sequence ATGCATAAGATACTCAAGTTAGCTAAGACTGTCAGGAACTTTCTGTTCAGTACGTTGAATAGGGAGTTTCTGATTTTTTTGTTCTTTCTCGGGCTGAGTGGAACATTCTGGCTTTTGATGGCTCTTAACGAAACTTATGACAGAGACATTCCTGTGCCTGTCAAATTAGTAAATGTCCCCAAGAATGTGGTTATCACTCAGAATATCAGTGATACGATAGATGTGATGATACGTGACAAAGGTTTTACGCTACTTGCTTATACTTATGCAAACAGGATACAACCGGTTACGATTGATTTTGAAAGTTATGCCAACAAAAGCACGGGGACAGGAAAGGTTTCTTTAGCTGATTTGCAGCGTTTGATATATCTTCGTCTCTATAGCTCTTCCAAGATATCGGCTATCAAGTCAGACCTGCTGACTTTCTATTTCAACTATGGTCAATCACGACAGTTCCCTATTCGTATAACCGGACTTGTTGAAGCAGGGAAGAGTTATTATATCTCCAGAATTAAGTTTCAACCTTCCAAGGTTACCGTTTATGCAAGTAAGCGCGTGCTTGATAGTATTCAATGGGTTACAACCGAAACCTTATCCTTGCGGCATATAGAGGATACTATCAGTCGTGACATATTGCTGCATACCATTAAAGGTGCCAAGATTATGCCGCAGAAAGTTCGGATGACAATCTATCCGGATATTTTGACCGAAGAAAGTATTGAGGTGCCGATTGTGGCTGTTAACATGCCAACTGGTAAGATGTTGCGTACATTTCCCTCCAAGGTGAAGCTTTCTTTCACGGTAGGGGGGAGCAGATTCCGTAATATTCGTCCAGAACAGTTCATGGTTGTTGCCGATTATAACGACATTGCCAACCATCCTTCTGACAAATGTCCTGTCAAGTTGCGTCAGTTTCCCGATGGCATTCTCCGCCCAAAGCTACAGATGTCACAGGTAGACTATCTCGTAGAGCAACAATAA
- the coaE gene encoding dephospho-CoA kinase (Dephospho-CoA kinase (CoaE) performs the final step in coenzyme A biosynthesis.), with protein sequence MERALQRFAITGGIGSGKSYVCHLLEKRGLSVYDCDEAAKRLMCSDESLQMMLQHLIGGDVCQNGIIQKRVLAAFLLENDAHKQAVNDIVHPAVATDFMLSNLQWLESAILFESGFNHRVKFNHVVCVSAPLEMRVRRIMERDSITRESALQWIGRQMPQEEIEKRVDFVIVNDGYASLETQIDKMFVDFNWEI encoded by the coding sequence ATGGAAAGAGCATTACAACGGTTTGCAATAACAGGGGGAATTGGCTCGGGCAAGAGTTATGTCTGTCACTTGTTGGAAAAGCGGGGGCTCTCTGTCTATGATTGCGATGAGGCAGCTAAACGGTTGATGTGTTCAGACGAGAGCCTGCAGATGATGTTGCAACATCTGATAGGTGGTGATGTTTGTCAAAATGGAATTATACAGAAGAGGGTGCTTGCTGCATTTCTACTTGAAAACGATGCCCATAAGCAAGCGGTTAATGATATCGTGCATCCAGCTGTGGCAACCGATTTTATGCTAAGCAATCTTCAATGGCTTGAGAGTGCTATCCTTTTCGAAAGCGGTTTCAATCACAGAGTGAAATTCAATCATGTTGTCTGTGTGTCTGCTCCATTAGAAATGAGAGTCCGGCGCATCATGGAGCGCGACTCAATCACTCGTGAAAGCGCTTTGCAATGGATTGGCCGCCAGATGCCACAGGAAGAAATAGAAAAACGGGTTGATTTTGTCATTGTGAATGACGGATATGCCAGTCTCGAAACACAGATAGATAAGATGTTTGTAGATTTCAATTGGGAAATATAG
- a CDS encoding DUF5606 domain-containing protein — translation METILSIAGKPGLYKLVSRGKMNLIVESLDETHKRIPAFASDRVTSLGDIAMYTDADDIPLWNVLENVCKKEGGKEVSVNYRKLSPKELRAYFAEVLPNFDQDRVHDSDIKKLLQWYDILVKAGITDFEKTLAPTQGDNIDDRKDAE, via the coding sequence ATGGAAACAATCCTTTCAATCGCAGGTAAACCTGGACTTTATAAACTGGTTTCTCGTGGTAAAATGAATCTCATTGTTGAGTCACTTGATGAAACTCATAAACGTATCCCGGCTTTTGCTTCTGACCGTGTGACGAGCCTTGGTGACATTGCCATGTACACTGATGCCGATGATATTCCATTGTGGAATGTACTCGAAAATGTTTGCAAGAAGGAAGGCGGTAAAGAGGTTTCTGTAAACTATAGGAAGTTGAGTCCTAAAGAACTTCGTGCTTATTTCGCTGAAGTGCTGCCTAATTTCGACCAGGATCGTGTGCACGACAGTGATATCAAGAAGTTGCTTCAGTGGTATGACATCCTTGTAAAGGCAGGTATTACCGATTTCGAAAAGACGCTTGCACCGACACAGGGAGATAATATTGACGATCGCAAGGACGCTGAATAA
- a CDS encoding PD-(D/E)XK nuclease family protein — MKSFLQYVAEDILHKNGTNLSHITIVFPNKRASLFLNEELARMANQPIWSPTYITISELFREHSDKTVGDQIKLICDLHKIFNACTGSCETLDHFYGWGQVLLTDFDDIDKNMGDAHQIFTNLKNIHELDDASYLTEEQKELLKKFFGNFSDDIASKLKERFVNLWSNFEEIYTRFNECLAQQGLAYEGALYREVVEKTEIDFQNDNYIFVGFNMMQIVEQKLCERLQKLGKAHFYWDFDDYYMKNQYGIKHEAGTYIRQYLKYFPNELDITNKQIYANFEQPKNITYLSATTENIQARYISTWLKQNGRIDDGRRTAIVLADENLLPTVIHCLPPELKHVNITTGYPLQHAPIASFVRLLINLHTMGYSANRHSFSKKWRTMLMRHPYMKYIENQETVFGKVHTDVVSINTWIVDILQEVGHNYTAEGEEDPFVQESIFRMYTLFNRLEALITAGDLEADFNIYNRLINQLISSTSVPFHGEPVIGLQIMGVLETRNLDFDHILILSCNEGNMPKGVNDTSFIPYAIRKAFGLTTIDNKVAIYAYYFHSLLQRAQDVTLTYNKATSKTATGEMSRFMLQMMVESQQKIQFRNLNAQQVPMQNIKKAIVKNPKVMEVINGIERISPTALTTYLRCQMRFYHRYVAGIKEPDNEEDEIDNRIFGNIFHRAAELFYQDKNHGGIIHESDIEDALKDKSLLTRLVERAFREKLFEVNETRDIKYNGLQLINRQVIIDYLKRLLQIDQKLTPFSILGLEESVEKAFEIDTPQGPKQIYLFGNIDRIDEIQDNHGAFIRVVDYKTGSNNSMNVKNIDDIFNPEKIDNHTDYYLQAILYSLILRNEHPINAANHPISPALLFIQHATGKDYDPTLQLDKQPITDVANYQREFMDRLKVLIEDIFNPDISFNPTEKTKQCQYCPYRNICG, encoded by the coding sequence ATGAAGAGCTTTCTACAATATGTAGCTGAGGATATCCTACATAAAAACGGGACTAATCTGTCGCACATCACAATCGTTTTCCCTAACAAGCGTGCCTCTTTGTTTCTGAATGAAGAATTAGCGCGCATGGCTAACCAACCAATCTGGAGCCCAACTTATATCACCATCAGTGAACTTTTTCGTGAACATTCAGACAAAACTGTTGGCGATCAGATAAAACTGATATGCGACCTGCATAAGATTTTCAATGCATGCACAGGAAGTTGCGAGACACTTGACCACTTCTACGGCTGGGGACAGGTGTTATTGACCGACTTTGACGATATAGACAAGAATATGGGAGATGCGCATCAGATATTCACCAACCTAAAGAACATACACGAACTTGACGACGCATCTTATCTTACCGAAGAGCAAAAGGAACTGTTGAAGAAGTTTTTTGGCAATTTCTCTGATGACATTGCATCGAAACTCAAAGAGCGGTTCGTCAACCTTTGGAGCAACTTTGAAGAAATCTATACACGCTTCAATGAATGCCTTGCACAGCAGGGATTAGCCTATGAAGGTGCACTTTACAGAGAGGTTGTAGAGAAAACAGAAATCGATTTCCAGAACGACAACTACATTTTTGTTGGCTTCAACATGATGCAGATTGTCGAGCAGAAACTCTGCGAGCGTTTACAGAAACTGGGAAAAGCGCACTTCTACTGGGATTTTGATGATTACTACATGAAGAATCAGTATGGAATCAAGCATGAAGCAGGCACGTATATCCGTCAATATTTGAAGTATTTTCCTAACGAACTTGACATTACCAACAAGCAGATTTACGCTAACTTTGAACAGCCCAAGAACATTACCTATCTCAGTGCTACGACTGAAAACATCCAGGCACGCTATATCAGTACATGGCTCAAACAGAATGGACGCATCGATGACGGACGCCGCACGGCCATTGTACTGGCCGATGAAAACCTGCTGCCAACAGTCATTCATTGTCTTCCTCCAGAACTGAAACATGTCAATATCACAACAGGTTACCCACTCCAACATGCGCCAATAGCATCTTTCGTGCGGCTACTCATCAATCTGCACACCATGGGTTATAGCGCCAACAGGCATTCTTTCAGCAAGAAATGGCGTACAATGCTCATGCGACATCCCTACATGAAATATATTGAAAACCAAGAAACTGTATTTGGGAAAGTCCATACTGACGTGGTTTCTATCAACACATGGATTGTTGATATCCTGCAAGAAGTGGGCCATAACTATACTGCAGAGGGCGAAGAAGACCCATTTGTACAGGAGTCTATCTTCAGAATGTACACACTCTTCAATCGTTTAGAGGCACTGATTACAGCAGGAGATCTTGAAGCTGACTTCAACATATACAACAGACTCATCAATCAACTCATTTCTTCTACCTCGGTTCCTTTCCATGGAGAACCTGTAATAGGCCTTCAAATCATGGGAGTGTTGGAAACTCGCAACCTCGATTTCGACCACATTCTCATTCTCTCATGTAATGAAGGCAATATGCCGAAGGGCGTCAACGACACCTCCTTCATTCCCTATGCCATTAGAAAGGCCTTTGGACTGACAACAATCGACAATAAAGTGGCTATTTATGCCTATTATTTCCACAGTCTTTTACAACGTGCTCAAGACGTAACCCTCACCTACAACAAAGCTACCAGTAAGACTGCCACTGGCGAAATGAGTCGTTTCATGCTCCAAATGATGGTGGAAAGTCAGCAGAAAATACAATTCAGAAACCTCAATGCACAACAGGTTCCGATGCAAAATATCAAGAAAGCAATCGTCAAGAATCCAAAAGTCATGGAGGTAATCAACGGCATTGAACGCATATCTCCCACTGCCTTGACCACTTACCTACGCTGTCAGATGAGATTCTACCATCGCTATGTTGCCGGCATCAAAGAACCTGACAACGAAGAAGATGAAATCGACAACCGCATCTTTGGTAACATCTTCCACCGTGCAGCAGAGTTGTTCTATCAGGATAAAAACCACGGAGGTATTATTCATGAAAGCGACATAGAAGATGCGCTGAAAGACAAATCGCTATTGACACGACTCGTAGAAAGAGCCTTCAGAGAAAAGCTTTTTGAAGTAAACGAAACGCGAGACATTAAATATAATGGTCTGCAACTCATCAATCGACAGGTTATTATCGACTATTTGAAAAGACTATTGCAGATTGACCAAAAGCTTACTCCATTCTCCATTCTCGGCTTGGAAGAGTCGGTCGAAAAGGCTTTCGAAATAGATACGCCACAGGGTCCCAAGCAGATTTATCTCTTTGGAAACATTGACCGTATTGACGAAATCCAAGATAACCATGGCGCATTCATACGCGTTGTAGACTACAAGACCGGGAGCAACAATAGCATGAACGTCAAGAATATAGATGACATATTTAATCCTGAAAAGATAGACAACCACACTGATTACTATCTTCAGGCTATTCTCTATTCGCTTATATTGCGCAACGAACATCCAATCAATGCAGCAAACCACCCCATAAGCCCAGCATTGCTGTTCATCCAGCATGCCACAGGAAAGGATTACGACCCAACATTACAGCTCGACAAGCAACCGATTACAGATGTAGCCAATTATCAAAGAGAATTTATGGACCGACTCAAAGTGTTGATTGAAGATATTTTCAACCCCGATATTTCGTTCAATCCCACTGAGAAAACAAAGCAATGCCAATATTGCCCATATCGAAATATCTGTGGTTAA